A genomic segment from Spinacia oleracea cultivar Varoflay chromosome 3, BTI_SOV_V1, whole genome shotgun sequence encodes:
- the LOC130469851 gene encoding uncharacterized protein: protein MSYRVESPPPAGSAVYKAKIIKSFRDRAIKDDHPRWAKEYLKLPKGYRLVIPAEGSVILDCPPDHIGVYAHHLDFGLRFPLHPFIEKVFRAWNVCLAQVTPQVVRNVVAFTWLLSFKQWPQTINLFRRLIWLKKYKKKSGWWSFYTKASKMTVNPKLSSCKDWEKKFYWLRVPSDFPIRTRFHLPRPHMNHYPIRELGFREKRAHQFVSCLHVDTGLQKSVTVPKYWLPPAKYILGNGPLSAVGLCHTHTLGLHTLNFAILGLGKDGRPTTNNPPNPKGVFSTLSTYATQANKKRGSTREEVASESPAKKTKRLSSIPAPKPLSIRAPTGVVFKTTHTAPDNPAPKPVFKTVHTAPDMAGGFKSLDCGRGAALTGRRPRDRNQPFTRVNRSRVDGTTQPAPDKSQQKSPVKGIESAADANVAGQGGDAVENVEPIAQPDLMVVDLMTPTRQNQEQEVNDTDVAGMGQKTPPLMPPTLHTSSGYVRPSQSAGTSSGLNMGVFVRPGEWIEKTPICLTPRKMKYFEVPPGEPDESWNPKIDLLRGESILTDDCKGGGCMGWRALKDLATPRDNPAAEIDAPAAQYMNDLLKEQNEDLQKRQAELEKQVNDARQDLDQKTSELKRVKQRNQELENVANKLEAEETKNKELSEKLLEADEKAKAAYKTGARDGALRFSRSQTYSKRITDSHNGGWFAAHRCGVHGIGLTKEDCEDIEYAFLVEEKHRVPTGWESQIIPEEIIQNADPLTLPPIELKEEDYLDPALLSSSTNQTDHQQV, encoded by the exons ATGAGCTACAGGGTTGAGAGTCCTCCTCCTGCTGGTAGTGCCGTTTACAAAGCTAAAATAATCAAATCTTTCCGTGATAGGGCTATCAAAGACGACCATCCGCGCTGGGCCAAAGAGTATTTGAAACTGCCCAAAGGGTACCGTCTCGTGATTCCTGCTGAGGGGAGTGTGATTTTGGATTGTCCTCCTGATCATATCGGCGTGTATGCCCATCATCTAGATTTCGGCCTCCGATTTCCTCTTCATCCTTTTATAGAGAAGGTATTCCGGGCTTGGAATGTATGTTTGGCGCAGGTAACGCCTCAGGTAGTGAGGAATGTTGTGGCTTTTACCTGGCTGCTATCTTTTAAACAATGGCCCCAAACCATTAACCTGTTTAGGCGGCTGATTTGGTTGAAAAAGTACAAGAAGAAGTCTGGATGGTGGTCTTTTTACACCAAGGCAAGCAAAATGACAGTCAACCCCAAGCTGTCTAGCTGTAAAGATTGGGAAAAGAAGTTCTACTGGTTGAGAGTGCCTTCTGATTTCCCCATTCGGACTCGCTTTCATCTCCCCCGTCCTCATATGAACCATTACCCCATTCGGGAGTTGGGTTTCAGGGAGAAAAGGGCCCACCAGTTTGTGTCCTGTTTGCATGTTGACACCGGTTTGCAGAAGTCTGTGACCGTTCCTAAGTACTGGTTGCCTCCTGCTAAGTATATTTTGGGAAATGGGCCGCTGTCTGCAGTTGGCTTGTGCCACACCCATACTCTTG GTCTGCATACTCTCAACTTTGCTATTCTCGGTTTGGGCAAAGACGGTCGTCCTACTACCAACAACCCTCCCAATCCGAAAGGTGTGTTTTCTACTCTGTCGACCTACGCAACCCAAGCCAACAAAAAGCGTGGTTCGACTCGGGAGGAGGTTGCGAGTGAGTCTCCTGCTAAGAAGACAAAAAGATTAAGCTCCATACCAGCTCCCAAACCACTTTCCATCCGTGCACCCACTGGAGTTGTTTTCAAAACGACTCATACTGCTCCCGACAACCCTGCTCCAAAACCTGTCTTCAAGACCGTCCATACTGCTCCTGACATGGCTGGTGGTTTTAAAAGTTTGGATTGCGGTCGTGGTGCTGCACTTACTGGCAGGCGTCCTCGCGATCGTAACCAACCCTTCACTCGGGTGAATCGGTCTCGAGTGGACGGTACTACACAGCCTGCCCCTGATAAGTCTCAGCAGAAGTCTCCTGTGAAGGGTATTGAATCAGCTGCCGATGCGAACGTCGCAGGCCAAGGGGGTGATGCTGTTGAGAATGTTGAGCCGATAGCCCAACCAGACTTGATGGTTGTGGATCTTATGACTCCAACCCGCCAGAATCAGGAGCAAGAGGTTAATGATACTGATGTTGCTGGTATGGGCCAGAAGACTCCTCCTCTCATGCCTCCTACTCTTCATACCTCTTCTGGGTATGTTCGCCCTAGCCAGAGCGCTGGTACCAGCTCTGGTCTGAACATGGGTGTCTTCGTCCGTCCTGGAGAGTGGATTGAGAAGACTCCGATTTGCTTAACTCCCAGGAAGATGAAGTACTTTGAGGTTCCTCCTGGTGAGCCTGACGAATCCTGGAACCCTAAAATTGATCTTCTTCGTGGTGAGTCGATACTCACCGATGACTGCAAAGGAGGTGGTTGCATGGGTTGGAGGGCTTTGAAGGATCTGGCTACTCCTCGCGACAATCCTGCTGCTGAGATTGACGCGCCGGCTGCCCAATATATGAATGACTTGCTCAAG GAGCAGAATGAAGACCTTCAGAAAAGGCAGGCTGAGCTGGAGAAGCAGGTGAATGACGCCAGGCAAGATCTGGACCAAAAAACTTCTGAGCTGAAAAGGGTGAAGCAACGCAACCAAGAGTTGGAGAATGTTGCGAACAAACTGGAGGCAGAGGAGACCAAAAACAAAGAGCTGTCTGAGAAGTTGCTGGAGGCGGATGAGAAGGCCAAAGCTGCTTACAAGACCGGTGCTCGGGATGGTGCCTTGCGATTTTCTCGGTCCCAGACCTATAGTAAGCGTATCACGGATAGTCATAACGGTGGCTGGTTTGCTGCCCACCGTTGTGGCGTTCATGGTATTGGCCTTACCAAGGAGGACTGTGAGGATATTGAGTATGCTTTCCTGGTGGAGGAAAAGCACAGGGTACCAACCGGTTGGGAGTCACAGATCATTCCGGAGGAGATCATTCAGAATGCTGATCCCTTGACTCTCCCTCCCATTGAGCTGAAGGAAGAAGACTACCTGGATCCTGCCCTGCTGTCTTCCAGTACCAACCAGACGGATCATCAACAAGTTTGA